The Magnolia sinica isolate HGM2019 chromosome 10, MsV1, whole genome shotgun sequence genome includes a window with the following:
- the LOC131257454 gene encoding uncharacterized protein LOC131257454 yields the protein MSNRSLAMIHSSKRKIVVHSLLVCPCSYQAREFMRTSLTERMVLDGVQWQNRIHVADSSWSSDDVDLLVICLDGDGCKLRSGLVKIEEGLTLDTLIAYDSCDLCKMTLMHHLCKVTPFIQSDAFSSTRLLGSSL from the exons ATGTCCAATAGGTCATTGGCAATGATTCATAGTTCTAAGAGGAAGATTGTAGTACACAGTTTATTGGTGTGTCCATGCTCCTATCAGGCAAGGGAATTCATGAGAACTAGTTTAACTGAGAGAATGGTCCTTGATGGAGTgcaatggcagaacaggattcatgtagctgattcCAGTTGGTCTTCAGATGATGTTGATCTTCTTG TtatctgtttggatggtgatggttGCAAGTTAAGAAGTGGACTGGTGAAAATTGAGGAAGGTTTAACTCTTGACACGTTAATTGCTTATGATTCATGTGATCTTTG CAAGATGACTCTCATGCACCATCTCTGCAAGGTAACACCTTTCATCCAAAGTGATGCTTTTTCTTCCACTAGGCTATTAGGCAGCAGTCTTTGA